The sequence ACAAATGAATGTTTTCAGAATGAGTTTAATCTGAAATTTATATATGTAAGCTTTGTTATTCATTATTCTTAGGACTTAAATGACGAACCTGGATGAATGACACTTGAAAGCCAAAAACCCTTTTCTTCTGATGTTTGATAGTTTAAGACagtttacatttgaaataattaaCTTTCCGTTGCAAGAATGGTACTGAATAGCGCTCGTACatccgccaaggccaaacagtcccgttatgaaaccacatttaaactcacttAATCCATAAATAACAGTCCCCTGAACAtgtctgatttgtttcatcacgatccatgttaaagaaagtgacaatAAATtcctgatctgcaccaaaatgttcTGAATTCTTCCTTCGGTCATAACCTGCCCCTTCACaagatttcatggaaatcagttgggTAGCTTTTCTGTAATCCTTCTAACAATCAAAactaaagaagaaaaaaacaggcaggggtgaaaacataacttcatGCGTGGAGGTAACTAAGATAATTGTTCATACAACTTCAGTAGATTTCGAGGGAACTGAACATTTGAGTCCAGCCAATTTATCAGTACTGCTCTAATAGAATGTCCAATCGACAAGAGAACAGGATTCCTAATCTCTCTGACAAATGAATTTATTGTGTCCAAGGGTCAACTTGTATCGCCAGAGGATCACATGGCTTTCTGTATGCATAACATGAGCCAGCAACTTATAGAAATACCACTTACAGGCAGCAGGTCGGAGAAGTCGTTATCGATGTTCAGAGCCTTCCCATTCCTCCTCTGTTGgggggcctcctcctcctcatccatctcGGTCACAGCGAGCTCCCCTGCAGCCTGGTCTCCTGCGTCTGGCGCAGCCGGTGCGTTTCTGTGACGATCCTCTTCTGCTTGTCTGAGTTCAAGTACGAGTGTCCCTGAATCCAGATCCAGGCACTTTGACAGGGTGGCCACCACAGCGCTGAGAGCCTGTGCCTGACGGGCAGCGGGCAGGCTGCCCTTCATGTTCCACAGTGTCCCTGAGTGACAGAGGTGGGACATTATAGGCAACATCTGTCCACACGGAACGTTTTTAATGTCTCAGTCTACTTGTCTATTGTGGAAAAGTTACAGTTTTACAATCTGGTCCTGAACAAACGATGTTAAGAGAGACAAATTGTACCTGCAGCCAACGTCCTGAGCAGAGTGTGGGCCATGCCCGGCTGAGACGACAGCAGCACGTTCTCCAGGGCGCCGAGTGCGGCAGTGCTCATGCTACACAGCAGCTCGGAGTTGTCCTCAGTCACAGTGTGCAAACAGTGAGCTGGGAGAACACAGGGAGGAAACCATTTCTGAAACACTGCTTTCCCAACCATGACAAACCAAATGAATCTGTTCgcagacatgaactcctgaaAATGTCCGGAATATTGGGTTGAaatattttccagagtttgtttttcacatatgaagaacactgGGAGATTTCCCgggtcagacacgttcacaaacacaaaacacaaaaatgtaactCGTCCaccaacaattttttttaattttcctgctgtattctcacatgtgCTCACATTATTAATTGTGGGTCATTGGGAGCTACAGCCCTGTACctacaaatataaataacaataatagcaCAACTTTAACTGTAATCTTTGGAAGATAGGTCACTGCACTCATGGTAAATACTATGGTAAACTCCATGTGATGTTTGAGTGAGTGTCGCCAAGCAGGAATGTTCCTTTCCCACAGGCAGAAGAATTGCCCTTTGCATTGGACAATTAGCACTGGTAGACCCGATCATCAAATTAGGGGAATGCATACGCACAGTTTGGGGTTAACAAGGATCTAatggcagagaaggtctctggttcgtctctggtttgactccacggaaagacaacaaaagacgaacctggattgatctgtccaaaagtccaagagtctccctaccctgtgtagtgcccctgagcaaggcaccttactcccccaacatctgctccccgagcgccgtacatggtcgctcactgctctgtgtgtcctgcaccagatgggttaaatgcagaggataaatttacctaccattgcatgagtgtgttgtgcatgtctgtgcatgtgtttggtataaataaacgtatcttaatcttaagatGCAATCATTTTGGAAAACAGGCCTCAAACCAGCAAGTCAAACATACATCAAACCAATTTGAACCAGAATACAGTGTAGTAATCTGTCCTACCTGCAGATATGGCCAGTTCCACGTTGTGTGGGTGTCTCTCCAAACATTGGACGACCAAATCCAGGAGACCTGCTTTGTTGAACTTGGACAACGCCTGGCTGCTGCTCTCACTGGAAGGAAATCATAAATGAGATGGATGTGAGAGCAGAGTTAAGTTGATGCTTACGGCCCGTTGACAGGAACCATCGTTTGATAAGTGGGCTTGTACTTTTCTTAACTAGCTATGACAATTGAGATGAGGTAAATAAAGATGGGTACTAGACACGGACTCGCCAACAGCAGAGGACTGGTGTGAATGACGTTCTCAGTAAACCATCACataaataaaaggttaaaaGCAGGGTGTGAGAACCAGCTCGCCACGGGCTCTCGGCTCACCAGAGATTCCAGAGTAGGTGAACAGCCTCAATGGCTACATCCTCCACTGGATTCTTCTGCTCCTTCACCAGCACGACGGCACTCTCAAAACCAGCACAGCACTGGGCACAGAACAACAGTGTGTTACACATGAAAACAAGAAGAACCTTCCAATCaatatggggaaaaaaaatcctaatTATTAACAGAATGTTATCATGCAGCCGCTTTaccatttgatttattaaatatcaCATGGTCCATGAGCATTGCTTAGTGATGTAACACTCTATATATGTCACACTACTGACTAAAGAGCAAGTTCCATATCTGATATTAGAATAAAATTTCAGATACCCTATATATCAgttgaaatgtatatataaaattaatttGTCTGGGATTCCTAAGATGTCATAATCAAACCCttgcaacaaaaaaatgtaattgaagtttcaaccataaactttaatataaaaaataacaataaaaaaaatacatattactACCGAATtaagaaaatagattttttgtaaaaaatgtatgtgaacaTAAATGCACGTCATATCTACTGTATATCATTTATGTATGCGTTTTCCTATCAGAAAACATAACCACAGATATCCATATGGGTTTCACACGTTGATATCAGCCCATATTTCCGGCCATTGCTGAGGATATTGTAGCcgtgtgaagcagctgctgatgaGGAGGAACTGAAGTGATGGAGTTGGCGAAAAGCGGTGGAGGAGTCTCACCTCTCTCAGCAGTGCTGTCAGAGGAGTCATGACGTCGTGCTTCACCATGTCCTCGCACACCTCCTGACCTCCGCATGCACTCAGATTCCTGTCGGGGAGAAATGGACCCAGACGCACACTCGGTCAGATTGAGGAGATTTGCTGTCAGAGAggctgtttgtatttttgtgtgtatcagggggaaagagagagaggctggagaTACACTGTGAGCAATGGTCTGACTGTCTCCCAGTGACCAGCGCTCCTGTCTGACCCCTGGTCGAGAGCGATCGTGTGTCTCAACCGCAAAGCTTAGGAACAGTTCATTATTCACAATTAAGTGTTCCTCAGACAAATCTATGGTTTAACTAAGGATCCCCATGGCTTTTCCGTGTccttatattgtttttattaactttttatcattttacttttactatatttatactttaattgtgcagcactttatcaacatttctgtttaaaaaTTCCTCTCACAGGATGACCATGTGATCTGTTTTCTATATAAAgaacatttgaaataatgaaacctAAACCTGAATATATTAcaagagaataaataaacaaaacacaataaatcatGACGGGACTGTCTTTCTTATTACACCCAAGCCGTTGATTGTGATATGGCGCCCCCTGTTGAAGAAACATGACAAATACTTCTGCGCTACACAGCCACGATTATCTGAACCAATGATGTGTTTATATGCCTATATATTCATTTGTTCGTAGGTTGTTATTTTGACTTCTTAAACCGAAGCATTGAGCAAGGTGTCCATGTTCAAAATACACGTTTTGCTTGAGAGGGCTGCACAGGTAGTAGAACCCATTAAAGCCCTCACACACTCAGTCGGATTACTTGGTGTACTTCAATGTTTGTAGACCGTTACTGCGACTGATCGACTGAGTGGCATGAACGCGTTTGCAGACAATCAAAGACTCTGATGACAGGACTACTGGTGGTTAAAAGGGCCAGGGTTTACTTTCTGGCAGGTTATGACTGGATCTTGGACCTTGACTGGAACCACTTCTAATTTGGCAACGAGTCCAGTTTGCCCTGAACCCACAACACTCTGTTTGTAACGCTGGAAACTAGAACTGGTTGATGTGCATAGACGAGAGTAATTATTGAAATTAGCTATCACCCCTGTGACTTCTCTGCTTTGACTTGTGAAACAATCTACATTGAAAAAAGTCATGTGATGACCTTCTACTTACAGTGTATAGAGTAACTATAGAAAACGGAAAACAAATGAGCTGGTTTGAGGGTAAAACAAGATTTTTGAGTCATCTTGTATTTAAGTCAACACGCTGAGCTGCGCATGCATCTGTGTCACAAACTTTCATTTACAGCTGCAAATACTATTTCATCGCAACTAAATAAATTTGCATCCATTTCTTATATTAAAATACTATTTTAAGGATTTTTAGAAAAGATTTGGCCAAACGTTTGCTGGTTTTAGCTTCTTTAGTTTCATatattttcagcttttttttacaTCCACCGAGGAGGTTCgttttttcacccctgtccttttgtttgtcctcaggattatgaaaaaactacagaatggatttccacaaaattTGCTGAAAAGATGGGACATCGGCAAAGAAAGAtctcattacatttttgtgtggatCCGGGAAAAGATGATCCAGGAGTTTTTTAGCACTTCAACGTTGCAAATAATGTGTTAATTGACATTTCaactgatttcccagagaataattcatggccctctaaagccattttcagacatgacctgcaggtaaagtCTGGAGAATAGGGATTTTACCTGGAGTTTGTTTGCCATACATGCCAACATAGTGGGAGGTTCTCTGCGTGTGTAATGAACTGTGGcctgattgaattgaagggaGCTGTTGGGCAATGGCGGCAGTGTGAGCTCCACCaagtgacattctagtttattttttattctaaacAAGAGATGTGAAGGAGTCACCATGGACTAATCCACTATCAACTGACATTGTGTGGCCCACATGATTAACATATAGTTAAACTGACTAGTCTACAGCTCTTCAGTGTGTGAGTTGATACATGTAATTCCTTGCTGCAGCTTTGTGTAGATGTCTTTGCCTCCAGATCTGATCTGAACCACAACTTCCTTCACTACTGACTCACCTGAGTGCTCCTGTGGCCGTCTCCCTGACAGCCAGGCTGCTGTCCAGCAGCATGGGGCCCAGGCGCCTCACAGCGTCCCTCTGGAGGAAGCCAGGGATGGTCTGGCTCTGCTGCACCACCCGAGAGATGCTGGCACACCCAAACTCTCGCACATCTGCACTCGGACTCTGAAGCTGTAGAGAGATGTATACACCATGTGACTCAAGACATAGATTGACTTGCTTCAGTCCTCCTGCAGTGGGTACTAGGGTTGGGTGGTACGGTGGAAGAATTATATCAAGATGACCACTTTTCTATTGGCCGATATATTGTGAATATATAGAGAAGGACAAGCAATTgataacagcaaaacattttccaaatctAAAGATGagcaattatatatatatgtctctTCACTGTGCACATGGCAtaagaaaaatatcaataaatgaGATCATAAAATCTGTCATCATTAAAGTACAGATACAAGTTAATTtagacagaaaaatgtaaagttaTCAACAGGAGGTGAAGATTGAAACCACACTTTAAGAAGTTGATTCCAATGACTAAACTCAAAACTTGGTCATATCAAAGGATGTCCTCAATGTAGAGTTGGACGATAAACCAGTATCTATCCTAATTGCAATATGATTTTCAATATCACTATATTGCTTTTGCATGGAGGTATACAACCATCAATCAACTTGAGCTTTGTTTGTAATTCTTTGCTGGAAATGAAGAGTTTTAAACCCCAAGTTTCAATCAGTCATTACACTGTCAAGAAAAAATACTGGGACATTCATCGTGAGAATCAACATCATCTGATACGGATAAATATGCAGGTGTGTCTATAGATAGTTCAATCTGCTAAATACGAATGTACAAATGTATGCATGTGACATGTATCTTTATGATTATTGACATCGGCTGATATGACACGGGTTTTCCCTCGGTAACTTATTTGGGCATATAGCCCTAGCTCTTTATTAAGCATTACACTGAGATGTATGAGAGCCAACCAAAGATACAATATGTTAAACATATAGACGCACATAAAGAAACTGATTAAACAGGAGCAGAGTGTGTTCCTACTTTCTCCAGCAGCTCGGCAGCAGGACAGCTCTCCTCCCCgagttcctcctcctctaggTCGGCTTCCTTCACAGCGTTCACCGGCAGTCCGACAGCGTTAAACTGCGGACGTTTAAACTTAGTGGTTCTACTTTTACCCATCttacttcttttattttaagttgCGTCCAGCGCATGTGATGTTCGTTTCTCTTGCTCGGGTTTAATGATCaaacctcacaaacacactccggCCTCCACCAGGTTGGACGACGCCATGTGGAAGACGTCCCTGCCGTAAAGCGGCGGTTATTAACAGAAAGCAGATAGGCTGTCGTAAAACCCCGACTAATGCAAAAAATCATTTCAACAAATGCAGTAAGTGAACCACAGTCATTGGCCTCTCGCTGACTCAACATCGAGAAATAACAAGACATTTTCACGTCTGGAGAGTTTATTTGgtaaataattttaaaaatagaaacattttgataaaatacacaattagcaacagaaataaacacatctGAAATCACCCAGacagaataaaatataccaAAGGTTCTGTGAGCAGATCAGCAGCTTCAGTGACGACATGGCCACAGCAGAACTGTTTGAAGGGCCTATCGGTTCTTTTCACCTGTCTTTCCCCATTTCATTAATCATGATgatgaaacacagaggacgcAGGTCACCAAACGATCACTGGATCAATCCAGGACCCAGTACAGTGTCTGAGCAGCCCACAAAAAATGCTGGTTATTGGATGTTTGGTCGTGGTTTGAGAATAAGTTTCCCCgtctgtgaaaaaaacaatccCACAAGTAAGACACATTTGAATAATTCCTCCTTAACACAAGCTGTCTGAAATGTCACGCTGTTACTCACATCATCACAGGACATGTTGTATTCTGCTAAAACTGTCCGACATCGAGCAGCGATACTGAAGAGGTTAAGGTTAAAGGTGTTAACCAGTGAATCAAAAACTTGTACAACATATGAATCAGTTAATTGACAGAAAAAATGTACTTCTTGTATGAAAATTCTAAATGTATCAAATCAACTGGCCTCATTCAGAGATTTAAGTACTGCTTTAGAAGAAAAGTATAATTTTTAGCACAGATTGACTGACAGATTGTCAGTTTAAGATTAATGTATTaatctttgtctcttttctgaATCCAATGTGACGTTGCAAATGGAGCTGCTGTGAAGcaagaaacatttcaaacttgTCTCGCAATCATGCGTTATCATCATCAAAACCTGCTTTTTCATATTAACTCAAATGGACAAAGGATACATTGATGGTGCCACAACTCGTTTGTGTATCCCAGCAAAGAAGAGAGCTATGAGAGTGATGCAGCTGATGGTGAAGAAGGGATGATTCCACAGTGACGAAAAAAACGAGACCTGAGGAACAAAGCAACATCAATCCCAGAGTCAATAGCAAAACTTACAGATCTGACTTACAGCAAACTATGAAAGTCAAACTTAAGTGTATAagaacataaatatatgcatCATTGGGTAACTGCTACTAATTTTCCAATGGAGTCCATGTATATTGctttaatgagggagttttcatttgaaataacaataatacttgTCCACTGATACATACCTTCTGTGTGTCAGGGTCTATTAACCAGTTCCAAGCCCCAGTAGCCGTACATACAGACACCACAATCAGAATCACTGAAATAACATGGGAGAATGAGATCCAGTACAACAACATGAGATTTCTTTCACCATTCCAACGTATCAACCAGACAGTTAACCTAGATCTGTTTTTCAATTAACCGCATTTAGAATGTGGTTTCTCacaaatcttttcttttataCTCATCAAACGGTGAATAGAAACGCATAATATATTTTGACAATTACTTTCCCCATTTGAGCCACCACATGGTCTCATACCATTGTTTTGACAATAACAACCGATTGATACTTACTTCTCCACCTGCCTGTTGCCGGCTGCAAACAGGAGACATACTCTGTCAGTCTCCTTTCAAAGGCCTTCAGGtctgaaacaaaagaaacaggaaCATTAACTGTGGGGAAATCTTGCAAACCTTTAGAGACATATCCTGCAAGACTTTCTGCTAGGGGGCCTGGCAGAAAATGTCAGCAGAAACTCAAGGCTCTTagtcagacatttttttttcacacattgACGTCCTCTGGAGAAGCTGCGAAGGATAGAGTTCAcggcatgtctgaaagcagctcaagaAAATTAAAGTGCATTCTCACAGACATAGTATGCACCTTCATCTAGTTTGTATCTATCTGGCTTCTTAACTCAACCTTGGTTGACTCAAACTCTACTGGGATAGATAAAGGGGGCTCAGTTACCCTCATGCTGGGTTAGAGAAGCccacaaaaaaagacaatgcaTTTTAAATTGACAGAATTGAACAGGGTGGTATCTCTGGTACCGCACTCAAACTGGTTTTCCTCTTACAAGTCCAACAGGTCCTTCAATGTTCACATCCATAATTATGCGTCTTCATCTGCCCCACTCTATGTGGGGTACCCCAAGGGTCAATCCTTGGCCCCTTTCGGTTTTCGGAACATATACCTCCTGTGGGCCATCGGATTAAACCCTGTAGTAGCAATTAAAAGGCCTTTCATCTTTTCCCACTTAGATTAGTGTAACTCTCCGTCCACCTGTATTTCTCATTTGTCTCTAAAGCCTGTCATCAAACATTGTtgtgtcttctctgtctgtctccaagAAAATCAGAGTGCATTCTTACAGAGATGTGATGTACCTTCATCAGTTGTTATATGTCTAGCTTCTTAACTCAACATTGTGTTCAACAACTACTGAGATGGAGGGAAGGGGGCTGTAAtagaacacaaacatgtggtgGACTTGTCAAATATTTCTCTGACTTCAATCTATGTACTGGTATACTGGgctgaaaatgaaatacataCTAGGTGAAGGAGAATAATTCTTGATTACAAAAAAGACCCAAACCATTAAAATTCCAAAAACAGAATGCACAGGGCATTCAGAGCTATTGTCATGGCGGTGAGATCTAGTAACGTTCCTCTGTACAGGCCAGTGCAGTCTCTCCTCACCTGGTGTGTTTAATGTGCAGGTTGCTCTAAAACTCAGATTGTGTGAGAGGTTAATGAACACGTCCAACATGCGGCTGGTAAACACCCAACACGACTGCTAACGCCTGGACTCAGTTAAGCTAGCAAACATGCTAAGTGCCGAATGGGGAGCCGCTAACACAGCGGTGCAGCTAAGTTTGTGACCGCACCTCAGCGCGTTCGTTTAGAGTCATTTTAGTGTCTAGAGCCGCGACGTTCAAACAAACCGTTGGTTAATTCAAAATGAGCAGATTAAAGTTGCTGTCGGTATTTAGTTACCTTCGGCCTGTTCCAAGGAATTCATGTCTGCTTCTCCCTGCAGCCTGAGCCGCTGCTTCCGCTCGGCTGAAGGACAGGCAGCACTCACCAATCCTCATTGGCTGTGTGGTAGATTCTAATGTGGTTGGACTTGAACTAAATAGTGGGCGGTACAACAAGCCTAGGCCCCGCTCCCTATTGGCTGACTAGCTGCGTTCGGTTCAGGGAGTGCGGGCGGCGCTGTCGCTATAGGTGACAGTcagagacaaatacaaattaaatatcgaatgtaaaaacatgaaattgCATCtacaaatatacattaaaaaaatctgatggTTGAGTTTCAACTGAAAACATTCAGCTGACCTGTTGATGTGGACGTATGTATTCAGATGGGAGATAGCATTGATTGTATTAGTAATGTTTTAGGATTTATTCATGATGAGTAATTTgttgcaaaaacacacatttcagtttcaATCCAATGCCTGTATTTTCATTGCACAGTGCACAACGCAATTAAGTGTTCCAGTATCATTACTCACAGACACATAACAGTCTAAggaataaatatgaaaacaaacatacatattataaaatattggGTATTAAAACTGAAGTAATATATTTACAGAGAGAGTATATTgttgtgtaaatatttattctCTAGTGACATTTGGAAATTGAAAAATACTTAACATAGGAGGACAATAATTCATTAGCGTTCTTCAACTGCCTAATGGTGTTTACCAGAGCAACTAAACTAACCAACTTCTAATTCCTATTCACTCTGTATATCCAGTCACCTCCTCTGGTGATTGTGGTATGTTCCtcaatgtttttgttcataAAGCAATGGTCAAAGATCACATGTCAACCTTGGAGTTTATCACTTTGATCGAGCTAACCACCCCATTATATTGTGTAAGTTCAACCCCATTTCCACACATGAACACCTGGACAAAGTCtcaatattatttaatatcaatCTCTTACCTCTGATTGCATATCTGAGTATTTAAAGACAGCCAGTGTCTTTTCCTGTCCTCTAAAAGCCTTCCTCTGATAGCTAATACCAGGTCATATCTAAACTAACAACTGATTGTTGCCAACCAGTTTCTCCAAAAAGGGGACTGAAACAATGTTTTTGATAAATCAAGGTGAATATCAGGGGCGTTtctaggattgaaagaaagggTGGCCTAACCCCTAAGGATGCCGAATGTTTGCGTGCGCAGGGCTCATTTGAGGCTGCGGATATCCATTTTTTCAGACAGTTCATAGattggttcaatcagaaagagtgtgatttttctctgtatctttgcttGCATTAATTCAGTATAAAttaacagaagagacagaatttcagggtcattgtgaaattttctcagatagagagaaataattttcctgcttgtaaaggaaagacggatatactagttttcatatcagcgtcactcccaaatcctaattcttaaagggaccacacacaatggatggagAATGGACCTGCCAGTGTCAActtctgagttgtttatttgttgtattatgagcagaagggaataagatacacaatacacaaaaatacattcatattatttcaaaaatagaatCCAATGCacaggagatttaaaaaaaaagtaatcactcttgctcactggagacattttctaacaaaatagctagcCAGCTAGCTTAGtttaagacaaacacaatcaagtaACACTGTTTCCATTTATGCTGATTCTGTGCAGCAACTGTGACTCTTATTTGGAAAATATCTGAAAGTTAGATGCTTACTATTGCTATTTGATCACCAGCCATAATGAGGTTACTCTTCTCCACATTACACAGCTTTTGGGAGCTAAGTTCAGGTGAAGGTGCCGATGGCTGATGAATTAAAGGAAGAAACTTGCACTTGAGAAACCGTGAATTTTCAGCTTGTAAAACAGCAAAACTTTAGTCGGAGTAGAATAAGTACTGACAACAAATAATTCCTTTTTAgaaatttattcatttttataaatgtggggaTAACAGGAGCACCTTGAGAAAACCCATTGCAAAACTTTAGACTTAGTAAAAGCGAGGTCAGGCCGGAAAATCCCTGGCCTGAAAATTATTATGGGGgtacctgcaccacagaggatcaatcagcgcaggtgagtcactttgtgtttgtgttaagtttgtgtgttcacgtgtgtggtgTACAATAAATCATGTTAACAAGCAAACATTCCGTTTCTGGCTTTGTATGGGAGAGCCCCGTGGCATGCACCACcgccacactgacatttgaaagtCAAGCTATCGGAGTAACATCATCCACCTATTATCtcctgaagaaggaagagatgcctgctctgaaagaggagaagaagccaggcTTTTTGCACAGGCGTCTTCTCAAAATGGAGATTATTGATATCTCAAGTTCAGGATCTCTTCCAAGAAGGGAAGACATTAGCATCGCTGGAGAAGGCCACTTCTTACACAACTCCTTGTAAATGTCCATGTCAAATATTCTTTTCGAGATGTAAGGTGAGTCAATGTCTTTGACCTCGGCCCATATTCTCTCCAGCAGATGATGCcttgtgtcatcatcattacaGGTCAGCTTTGCCTTGTTATAGATTCGTGTGACGAGCTTGTCCGAGAGAACActgacatacattttatatttgacctCTGCCTGGATCTTTTCAATCTTCTCCCTGGCCCGCCTGTCTGATGATCCTGAGTTCTCACTTTCTTTGCCAACTTCTGATGAGGAAGACTGCTTAGatcttttcttcccactgctggttaccactgctggtgttgactgcttcagtttTTCATTCCCTCTagtggtgaccactgctggtattgactgcttagatatttGCTTCCAACTGCTGGTGTCCACTGCtgatgttgactgcttcagtctttcattccctccgctgctgacttctgaggatgaagactgtttcgatcttttactcccactgctgctgaccactgctggtgttgactgcttagatattttcttccttttgctggtgaccactgctggggttgactgcttcagtctttcactccctccgctgctgacttctgaggatgaagactgcttcgaACTTTTATacccactgctgctgaccactgctggtgttgactgcttagatattttcttccttctgctggtgaccactgctggggttgactgcttcagtccttcattccctccgctgctgacttctgaggatgaagactgcttagatattttcttccttctgctggtgaccactgctggggttgactgcttcagtctttcattccctccgctactgacttctgaggatgaagactgtttCGATCTTTTACTCACACTGCTGGTGAACTCTGATGATGGTGACGACTGCTCAGATCTTTTCTCCTTGAGGCTGTTGACCTCTAATGATGATGACTGCGATGAGTAGATGGTCCTTAAAGCGACTGACACTCTGTTTGAGTGGCGGTTAACTTGGTTGTTCATCCACCAGCttatcaaggacagaaaacaaaacaccctggtctgaatgtctgcatataTGCCCCTGTGTGAAGTAGGAACACGAACCTTCTTCACTAGACCTGAACCCCTGTCTGAATTCTTGCCAGGTGCGATGTGCGAATAGATGAGATCTGAAAGCTGTTTTGTGAATACAATAACCTTTTCAGATCGAGGcttttccagtgttttgaaTGCAGAATTTTCCTTTCCACCTcctggcttctccttctccagaagcaCAGCGTCAATACTAGCAATCAATGACTGCATCCCCTTCCTGCTAGTGACTT comes from Platichthys flesus chromosome 1, fPlaFle2.1, whole genome shotgun sequence and encodes:
- the heatr3 gene encoding HEAT repeat-containing protein 3 codes for the protein MGKSRTTKFKRPQFNAVGLPVNAVKEADLEEEELGEESCPAAELLEKLQSPSADVREFGCASISRVVQQSQTIPGFLQRDAVRRLGPMLLDSSLAVRETATGALRNLSACGGQEVCEDMVKHDVMTPLTALLRECCAGFESAVVLVKEQKNPVEDVAIEAVHLLWNLCESSSQALSKFNKAGLLDLVVQCLERHPHNVELAISAAHCLHTVTEDNSELLCSMSTAALGALENVLLSSQPGMAHTLLRTLAAGTLWNMKGSLPAARQAQALSAVVATLSKCLDLDSGTLVLELRQAEEDRHRNAPAAPDAGDQAAGELAVTEMDEEEEAPQQRRNGKALNIDNDFSDLLPRGKEELREATALLTAQQTSLEIIVNMCCSDDPSDDEWEEESSSDESDLCPDSLCDGVSNLMSPLCLSAEVHGALINHSIPEKVLKKTEFPRPQATDVCHQDPSWKGLIKKMQRVQSRALTCFHSILSSMDAESLGGAAALQGAAQHLSTLVFGAAEIPKDEEFLEAVISAMRSLLQMIAFKNIPQCMTPQQLMSLSEAATRCDVVSVRVNAVAILGITGSTLAKEKGTAETLQMIGNALLQVATKDADLVVNGEALDALLDVFADGDEAEKAAKNIQLLPALKAFHPVFKAKIRKEGKGKYNPQQLCVLDNIKVNLRRFIGYLEKLGKK
- the cnep1r1 gene encoding nuclear envelope phosphatase-regulatory subunit 1 → MNSLEQAEDLKAFERRLTEYVSCLQPATGRWRMILIVVSVCTATGAWNWLIDPDTQKVSFFSSLWNHPFFTISCITLIALFFAGIHKRVVAPSIIAARCRTVLAEYNMSCDDTGKLILKPRPNIQ